In the genome of Magnolia sinica isolate HGM2019 chromosome 2, MsV1, whole genome shotgun sequence, one region contains:
- the LOC131237115 gene encoding uncharacterized protein LOC131237115, which produces MTTFSCSTSVPTTSPFTEQEQLLERLQPFKVQGRDKGGRKILRIVGKFFPARALNSEVLKKYLEEKIFPLLGQRPFCLVYVHTHVQRSENFPGISTLRSIYESLPIAVKENLEAVYFVHPGLQARLFFATFGRFLFSGGLYGKLRYINRLEFLWDHMRKGEIEIPEFVYDHDEELEYRPLMDYGLESDHHRGYDAPAMDSAASMYSLRCIS; this is translated from the exons ATGACTACCTTTTCCTGTAGTACTTCGGTTCCCACCACATCTCCCTTCACAGAACAAGAACAGCTCCTTGAAAGGCTGCAGCCTTTCAAGGTCCAAGGAAGAGATAAAGGTGGAAGAAAGATACTAAGGATTGTTGGGAAGTTCTTTCCTG cTCGAGCTTTGAATAGCGAAGTGTTGAAGAAGTATTTGGAAGAGAAGATATTCCCGTTGTTAGGGCAAAGGCCTTTCTGTTTGGTGTACGTGCACACGCACGTGCAGAGGAGTGAGAACTTCCCTGGAATCTCGACCCTGCGTTCGATCTACGAGTCTCTACCGATCGCCGTTAAAGAGAATCTGGAGGCCGTTTATTTCGTACACCCAGGCCTGCAGGCCAGGCTCTTCTTCGCGACCTTTGGGCGCTTCCTGTTTAGTGGGGG GTTGTATGGGAAGCTGAGGTACATAAATAGGCTGGAGTTCCTGTGGGATCACATGAGGAAGGGTGAGATTGAAATTCCGGAGTTTGTGTACGACCATGATGAGGAGCTGGAGTACCGTCCGTTGATGGACTACGGATTGGAAAGTGACCACCACCGGGGCTATGATGCGCCGGCAATGGATTCGGCCGCGTCTATGTACTCGCTGAGGTGTATTTCATAG